One window from the genome of Vibrio vulnificus NBRC 15645 = ATCC 27562 encodes:
- the lspA gene encoding signal peptidase II, producing the protein MSGKAQIFKQTGVRWLWLALVVFLADIGIKFIVMENMGYGWANRIEVLPFFNLLYVHNYGAAFSFLSDQAGWQRWFFTGIAFVVTGLLTYWMSKLPAAEKWNNVAYAMIIGGAIGNVFDRMVHGFVVDYLDFYWGTYHWPAFNLADTAICLGAAMIILDGFRKKEEEK; encoded by the coding sequence ATGAGCGGTAAAGCGCAGATATTCAAACAAACGGGTGTACGTTGGTTGTGGCTGGCACTGGTGGTCTTCTTAGCCGATATCGGTATTAAATTCATTGTGATGGAAAACATGGGGTATGGCTGGGCAAATCGCATAGAGGTTTTGCCTTTCTTTAATCTGCTCTATGTGCATAACTACGGTGCCGCATTTAGCTTTTTGAGCGATCAAGCTGGCTGGCAACGCTGGTTCTTCACGGGCATCGCTTTTGTGGTCACGGGTCTATTGACCTACTGGATGAGCAAGCTACCAGCGGCAGAAAAATGGAATAATGTCGCTTATGCCATGATCATTGGTGGTGCGATTGGCAACGTGTTTGATCGCATGGTGCATGGCTTTGTGGTGGATTACCTCGACTTTTACTGGGGTACTTACCATTGGCCTGCGTTCAACTTAGCCGACACGGCAATTTGTCTTGGCGCGGCGATGATCATTCTCGATGGCTTCCGGAAAAAGGAAGAAGAGAAGTAA
- the ileS gene encoding isoleucine--tRNA ligase gives MSEYKDTLNLPETGFPMRGDLAKREPEMLKRWYQEDLYGEIRKAKKGKKSFVLHDGPPYANGDIHIGHALNKILKDIIIKSKTLSGFDAPYVPGWDCHGLPIELMVEKKVGKPGQKVTAAEFREKCREYAAGQVEGQKESFKRLGIMGEWDKPYRTMDFTTEANIIRALGQIADNGHLLKGFKPVHWCTDCGSALAEAEVEYKNKVSPSIDVRFKAADEAALLAKFSLNEGHQGQGDVSIVIWTTTPWTLPANRAVCLRDDLEYVLIQVEGDNPERIIVAAELAKDVMDRAGIEHFHNLGFAKGADLELTQFQHPFYDFTVPAILGDHVTTDSGTGVVHTAPGHGQEDFAVGQKYNLEVANPVGSNGVYLPDTELFAGQHVFKANDAVVETLKEKGALLHHHAYEHSYPHCWRHKTPIIFRATPQWFVSMDQAGLRAKALESIKGVQWMPEWGQSRIEGMIEGRPEWCISRQRTWGVPIALFVHKETAELHPNTSELIEKVAQVVEQKGIQAWWDIDAAELLGDDAAQYEKVLDTLDVWFDSGVTHYAVVDKREEFNGAEADMYLEGSDQHRGWFQSSLISSIAMKGKAPYKQVLTHGFVVDGHGRKMSKSIGNVVAPKDVTNKLGADILRLWVASTDYTGEVAVSDEILKRSADAYRRIRNTARFFLANLNGFNPETDIVPVEEMVALDRWAVGRALAAQNEIVKAYDEYNTHAVTQRLMHFCSIEMGSFYLDVIKDRQYTAKLGGHAQRSCQTALYYIVEALVRWMAPIMSFTADEIWNQMPASLPSGESRDKFVFTGEWFDGLFGLAEGEELNNAFWSEMQKVRGAVNKLLEAARTDKTIGGSLQAELTLFADDALAAKINKLEDELRFVLLTSAATVKPLSEKSEAAQATDIEGLFVEVRATEAEKCDRCWHHTPDVGTIEGHEKICGRCVSNVDGEGEARKFA, from the coding sequence ATGAGTGAGTATAAAGATACCCTGAACTTACCTGAAACAGGGTTTCCGATGCGCGGCGATCTGGCTAAACGTGAGCCAGAAATGCTAAAGCGTTGGTATCAAGAAGACCTTTACGGTGAAATCCGTAAAGCTAAAAAAGGCAAGAAATCATTTGTGTTGCATGATGGTCCTCCATATGCAAACGGTGATATTCACATTGGTCACGCACTAAACAAGATTCTTAAAGACATTATTATTAAATCCAAAACACTTTCAGGTTTTGACGCACCTTACGTTCCAGGTTGGGACTGCCACGGTCTGCCAATTGAATTGATGGTAGAGAAAAAAGTGGGTAAGCCAGGTCAAAAAGTGACTGCTGCTGAGTTCCGTGAAAAATGTCGTGAATACGCAGCGGGCCAAGTAGAAGGTCAAAAAGAGAGCTTTAAACGTCTTGGTATCATGGGTGAGTGGGATAAACCTTACCGCACCATGGACTTCACGACGGAAGCCAACATCATCCGTGCGCTTGGTCAGATTGCTGATAATGGTCACTTATTGAAAGGTTTCAAACCGGTTCACTGGTGTACCGATTGTGGTTCTGCATTGGCAGAAGCAGAAGTTGAGTACAAGAACAAAGTATCTCCTTCTATTGATGTTCGCTTTAAGGCTGCTGACGAAGCGGCACTATTAGCTAAATTCTCTTTGAATGAAGGCCATCAAGGTCAAGGTGATGTTTCAATCGTCATCTGGACAACTACGCCTTGGACACTCCCTGCAAACCGCGCAGTGTGTCTACGTGATGATCTTGAGTACGTGCTTATCCAAGTTGAGGGTGACAACCCTGAGCGTATTATCGTTGCGGCGGAATTGGCGAAAGACGTGATGGATCGTGCGGGTATTGAGCACTTCCATAACCTTGGTTTTGCCAAAGGTGCAGATCTTGAGCTTACTCAGTTCCAACACCCATTCTACGACTTCACTGTTCCGGCGATCCTTGGTGATCACGTGACGACTGATTCAGGTACTGGTGTGGTTCACACTGCGCCTGGCCACGGTCAGGAAGACTTTGCGGTTGGCCAAAAGTACAACCTAGAAGTGGCAAACCCAGTGGGCTCAAACGGTGTTTACCTACCAGACACAGAACTCTTTGCTGGTCAGCACGTATTTAAAGCGAATGACGCTGTAGTAGAAACGCTAAAAGAAAAAGGCGCGCTATTGCATCACCACGCTTACGAGCACAGCTACCCACATTGCTGGCGCCATAAAACGCCGATCATCTTCCGTGCAACGCCTCAATGGTTCGTTTCTATGGACCAAGCAGGCCTACGTGCTAAAGCGCTTGAGTCTATCAAAGGTGTTCAGTGGATGCCTGAGTGGGGTCAAAGCCGTATCGAAGGGATGATTGAAGGTCGTCCTGAATGGTGTATCTCACGTCAACGTACTTGGGGTGTGCCAATTGCCCTTTTCGTTCACAAAGAAACCGCAGAATTGCATCCAAACACCTCTGAGCTGATTGAAAAAGTTGCTCAAGTGGTGGAGCAAAAAGGCATTCAAGCATGGTGGGATATCGATGCTGCGGAACTACTTGGTGATGACGCTGCTCAATATGAGAAAGTCCTAGACACCCTAGACGTTTGGTTTGACTCCGGCGTAACACACTACGCAGTGGTTGATAAACGTGAAGAGTTTAACGGTGCGGAAGCAGATATGTACCTTGAAGGTTCAGACCAACACCGTGGTTGGTTCCAATCTTCATTGATCTCTTCTATTGCGATGAAAGGCAAAGCGCCTTACAAGCAAGTGTTGACGCACGGTTTCGTGGTTGACGGCCATGGTCGTAAAATGTCGAAATCGATCGGTAACGTGGTTGCGCCAAAAGATGTCACCAACAAATTGGGTGCAGACATCCTGCGTCTATGGGTTGCTTCTACAGACTACACGGGTGAAGTTGCGGTTTCTGATGAAATCTTAAAACGTTCAGCCGACGCTTACCGCCGTATTCGTAACACTGCGCGCTTCTTCCTTGCTAACTTGAACGGCTTTAATCCTGAAACGGATATCGTGCCAGTTGAAGAGATGGTCGCGCTTGACCGTTGGGCAGTAGGTCGTGCACTAGCTGCGCAAAATGAAATTGTTAAAGCGTACGATGAGTACAACACGCACGCAGTAACACAGCGCTTGATGCACTTCTGTTCTATCGAGATGGGTTCATTCTATCTTGATGTGATCAAAGACCGTCAGTACACCGCCAAACTGGGTGGTCACGCGCAACGTAGCTGTCAAACCGCGCTGTACTACATCGTAGAAGCCTTGGTTCGTTGGATGGCACCGATTATGTCGTTCACTGCCGACGAAATCTGGAATCAAATGCCAGCTTCTCTTCCTAGTGGAGAAAGCCGTGACAAGTTCGTCTTCACCGGTGAGTGGTTCGATGGTTTGTTTGGTCTAGCTGAAGGCGAAGAACTGAATAACGCATTCTGGTCTGAAATGCAGAAAGTGCGTGGTGCGGTGAACAAACTGCTGGAAGCGGCACGCACTGATAAAACCATTGGTGGTTCTCTGCAAGCAGAATTGACTCTATTTGCTGACGATGCCCTAGCGGCGAAAATCAACAAGTTGGAAGATGAACTGCGCTTTGTTCTGCTCACGTCTGCCGCAACAGTGAAACCACTGAGCGAGAAATCAGAGGCTGCGCAAGCAACCGACATCGAAGGTCTGTTCGTCGAAGTTCGTGCAACGGAAGCTGAGAAGTGTGACCGTTGTTGGCACCACACTCCAGACGTAGGCACCATTGAAGGTCACGAGAAGATTTGTGGCCGTTGTGTGTCGAACGTGGATGGTGAAGGCGAAGCGCGTAAGTTCGCTTAA
- the ribF gene encoding bifunctional riboflavin kinase/FAD synthetase, translated as MELIRGIHNIKPQHRGCVLTIGNFDGVHLGHQEVLRQVSLRAREMSLPSVVMTFEPQPLELFAKEKAPARLTRLRDKFVQLGKLEIDRLLCVNFNRHFASLDADAFIRDLLVERLGVKFLVVGDDFCFGKARQGNFAMLQEAGKKYGFTVVNTQSFCLAQLRVSSTAIREALAHDQLAVAAQMLGRDYSISGRVSHGRKLGRTIGFPTANIPLKRCVSPVSGVYVVQALGLDNKPIGGVANIGQRPTVNGVRQQLEVHLFDFQANLYGKQLEVVLLHKLRDEKKFESFDALKQQIELDAEAARVWLRQLKR; from the coding sequence ATGGAACTGATTCGAGGTATACACAATATAAAACCACAGCATCGCGGCTGTGTATTGACCATAGGTAACTTTGATGGTGTGCATTTAGGGCACCAAGAAGTGTTGCGTCAAGTCTCTCTGCGAGCTCGGGAAATGTCGTTACCTTCTGTCGTGATGACATTTGAACCTCAGCCTTTAGAGCTGTTTGCCAAAGAGAAAGCCCCAGCGCGCTTAACGCGTTTACGCGATAAGTTCGTCCAATTAGGTAAGCTTGAGATCGATCGATTGTTGTGCGTCAACTTTAATCGTCATTTCGCTTCCTTAGATGCGGATGCCTTTATTCGCGACTTGTTGGTTGAGCGTTTGGGTGTTAAGTTTCTCGTTGTTGGCGATGACTTTTGTTTTGGTAAAGCAAGACAAGGCAATTTTGCCATGCTGCAAGAAGCGGGCAAAAAATACGGTTTCACAGTCGTGAATACCCAAAGCTTCTGTTTAGCGCAGTTAAGAGTCAGTAGTACCGCCATTCGTGAAGCGCTTGCTCACGATCAGTTAGCGGTTGCCGCTCAAATGTTAGGGCGGGATTATAGCATTAGCGGACGTGTTTCACATGGCCGTAAATTAGGCAGGACGATAGGTTTCCCTACCGCCAATATTCCGCTGAAACGCTGTGTTTCTCCCGTCTCTGGCGTGTATGTCGTTCAAGCGCTAGGCTTGGATAACAAACCGATTGGTGGTGTGGCCAATATTGGCCAAAGACCGACGGTCAACGGTGTTCGTCAGCAGTTAGAGGTACATTTATTCGACTTTCAAGCCAACTTGTATGGCAAACAGTTAGAAGTGGTACTTCTGCATAAACTGCGTGATGAAAAGAAGTTTGAGTCTTTTGACGCACTCAAACAGCAAATTGAATTGGATGCTGAGGCAGCAAGGGTGTGGCTGCGTCAGCTAAAGCGTTGA
- the murJ gene encoding murein biosynthesis integral membrane protein MurJ: MSKRLLKSGMIVSAMTLVSRVLGLVRDVVVANLMGAGASADVFFFANKIPNFLRRLFAEGAFSQAFVPVLTEYHASGDLNKTRDLIAKASGTLGVIVSIVTILGVLGSGVVTALFGAGWFIDWLHGGPAAEKFELASFMLKITFPYLWFITFVALSGAILNTMGKFAVSSFTPVFLNVMIILSAWYISPIMAQPEVGLAIGVFLGGLVQFLFQMPFLIKAGVLVKPKWGWRDPGVVKIRTLMIPALFGVSVSQINLLFDTFIASFLQTGSISWLYYSDRLLEFPLGLFGIAIATVILPALSRKHVDAHSEGFAHTMDWGVRMVTLLGIPAMLGLMVLAKPMLMVLFMRGEFTPQDVHQASLSLLAYASGLLNFMLIKVLAPGYYSRQDTKTPVKYGIVAMVTNMVFNAIFAWFYGYVGLAIATALSAFVNMALLYRGLHIAGVYKISRRTFLFISRLVVSGAVMVAAILWQLDEMSVWLEWTTGHRAAMLTMLIGLGAIAYTACAFLLGIRVKDLKAGTE, from the coding sequence GTGAGTAAACGACTACTCAAGTCCGGCATGATCGTCAGCGCTATGACGTTGGTTTCTCGTGTTTTAGGCTTAGTGCGCGATGTGGTTGTCGCCAATTTAATGGGCGCAGGTGCCAGTGCCGACGTATTTTTCTTTGCCAACAAAATTCCGAACTTTTTAAGAAGGCTTTTCGCTGAAGGGGCCTTTTCTCAAGCGTTTGTTCCTGTGCTAACGGAATACCACGCCAGTGGCGATCTAAACAAAACACGGGATCTCATCGCTAAAGCATCAGGGACGCTCGGAGTGATCGTTTCCATTGTGACGATTTTAGGGGTGCTTGGTTCTGGCGTTGTCACGGCATTATTTGGCGCGGGATGGTTTATTGACTGGTTACATGGTGGGCCAGCCGCGGAAAAATTTGAGCTTGCCAGCTTTATGCTCAAAATTACGTTTCCTTATCTTTGGTTTATCACCTTTGTTGCTTTGTCTGGAGCGATTCTCAATACCATGGGCAAATTCGCGGTGTCGTCATTTACACCCGTTTTTCTCAACGTGATGATCATTCTCAGTGCATGGTACATATCACCGATCATGGCTCAACCAGAGGTAGGTTTGGCGATAGGGGTGTTTCTGGGTGGTCTAGTACAGTTTCTTTTTCAAATGCCCTTCCTTATTAAAGCGGGGGTTTTAGTCAAACCGAAGTGGGGGTGGCGCGATCCAGGCGTGGTCAAAATCCGTACCTTGATGATCCCCGCTTTATTTGGGGTGTCTGTCAGCCAAATTAACTTATTGTTTGATACCTTTATCGCCAGTTTCCTGCAAACCGGTTCGATTTCATGGCTTTACTATTCTGATCGTTTGCTTGAGTTCCCATTGGGCCTATTTGGCATTGCCATTGCGACGGTGATCCTTCCTGCGCTCTCTCGCAAACATGTGGATGCACACAGCGAGGGTTTTGCCCATACCATGGATTGGGGGGTTCGTATGGTCACCCTACTAGGCATTCCAGCGATGCTCGGTTTGATGGTGTTGGCCAAGCCAATGCTGATGGTGCTGTTTATGCGTGGTGAGTTTACCCCACAAGATGTGCATCAAGCCTCTCTGTCTCTTTTGGCGTACGCTTCTGGGTTGTTGAATTTTATGCTCATTAAGGTACTCGCGCCTGGCTACTATTCTCGTCAAGACACCAAAACACCAGTGAAATATGGCATTGTCGCTATGGTAACCAATATGGTGTTTAACGCGATTTTTGCGTGGTTCTATGGTTATGTTGGTTTGGCTATTGCGACCGCTCTGTCTGCCTTTGTTAACATGGCACTGCTGTACCGAGGTTTGCACATCGCTGGTGTTTATAAAATCTCTCGACGTACGTTTCTATTTATCAGTCGTTTAGTGGTTTCTGGTGCGGTGATGGTGGCGGCGATTTTGTGGCAACTTGATGAGATGAGTGTTTGGCTTGAGTGGACCACCGGCCATCGTGCCGCAATGTTGACGATGTTAATTGGCTTGGGTGCTATTGCATACACTGCTTGCGCCTTTTTGCTCGGGATTCGGGTAAAAGACCTAAAAGCTGGGACAGAGTAA
- the rpsT gene encoding 30S ribosomal protein S20: protein MANNKSAKKRAIQAEKRRQHNASRRSMMRTYMKKTVAAIAAGDKEAATAAFAVVTPILDRMATKGLIHKNKAARHKSRFAAQIKAL, encoded by the coding sequence TTGGCAAATAACAAATCTGCTAAGAAGCGCGCTATCCAAGCTGAGAAACGTCGTCAGCACAATGCTAGCCGTCGTTCAATGATGCGCACTTACATGAAAAAAACTGTTGCTGCAATCGCTGCTGGCGATAAAGAAGCTGCAACTGCTGCATTCGCTGTAGTTACACCGATCCTAGACCGCATGGCGACTAAAGGCCTTATTCACAAGAATAAAGCAGCTCGTCACAAGTCTCGTTTCGCTGCACAAATCAAAGCTCTTTAA
- a CDS encoding ArsR/SmtB family transcription factor — protein sequence MNLKDMEQNSAKAVVLLKAMANERRLQILCMLHNQELSVGELCAKLQLSQSALSQHLAWLRRDGLVTTRKEAQTVYYTLKSEEVKAMIKLLHSLYCEE from the coding sequence ATGAACTTAAAAGATATGGAGCAGAATTCTGCTAAAGCTGTCGTATTACTCAAAGCCATGGCCAATGAAAGACGCCTGCAAATCTTATGCATGCTACACAATCAAGAGCTATCGGTCGGGGAACTTTGTGCCAAGTTACAATTAAGTCAGTCTGCATTGTCTCAGCATCTGGCATGGTTGCGTCGTGATGGTTTGGTGACCACGCGCAAAGAAGCACAAACGGTTTACTACACTCTGAAAAGTGAAGAAGTAAAAGCAATGATTAAACTGCTGCATAGTCTTTATTGTGAAGAATAA